GTAAGCCACGAGAAGTGATCTCTACGTTGAAGATAGACCGCAGCATAATTCTTTTCATCTAGGAAAAGCTTTCTTACCTTACTTACCTTTAACTCAATATCCTTTCTTACAACCATACGATTTTCTTTGATTTTCCTCACCTCGCTTTCTTAGTTTATTGAATAAACTAAGTATAAATATTATTTGAAAGCGTTGTCAATATTGTTTTGTTTAGATTTTACTTAAATTATTTTAGCTAACTAACCCTTACAATCCTAGATTGATATATGCTACTATGTTTAAAGGATAAACAGATTAGAAATAGGTGATGTATGATGAATCTTATGACAGGAGATCAGCTCCTCATCAAAAAAATTAATAAATCTATAGTGCTCCAGCTTTTAAGGGATAAGTCTCCCCTTTCCCGTGCCGATATCTCTAAGCTTAGTGGGCTTAATAAAGCCACCGTTTCAAGTCTAGTACAGGAATTAATCATGGAACAGCTTGTCTACGAAATTGGCGAAGGACAATCTAGTGGTGGACGTAAGCCTGTCATGCTTTTTTATAACCATCTAGCCGGATTTTCTATCGGTATTGATTTAGGAGTAAAGGATATCCTTGCTGTGCTTACAGACCTTCAAGGGAACATTATTTATGAACATGATATTTCACTAAATCAAGCAGATCCAGAATATGTTCTTGAGCAGCTTAAGGTGGTCATTCAACTTCTCATTGGAAAAGCTCCTTCTAGTCCTTATGGAGTAGTAGGTATTGGAGTGGGGGTACCGGGAATTGTAGATAAGGAAGGAACGATTTTATTTGCTCCAAATCTAGGCTGGAAAAACATTGATCTTAGAACTCCTCTTTTTGAGGATTTCCAAGTACCTATTATTGTTGAAAACGAAGCGAATTCCGGTGCCTACGGAGAAAAGCTATATGGAGCAGGGAAAAACTCTGAGCATCTCATCTATATCAGCTTTGGTAGTGGAGTGGGAACAGGTGTGATGATTGACAACAAGCTTTTTAGAGGGGCAGCCGGTTTTTCAGGTGAAATGGGTCATTTTACGATTGAAGCGAATGGCAAGAAATGCAGCTGTGGAAACCGTGGGTGCTGGGAGCTCTACACATCAGAAATAGCGTTACTCGAGCAAGCTAGACACTTACAGATTGTAGAAAATCAAGGTTTTGAAGGTCAGCCATCTCTGACATCTTTATCAGATATCACTACACTAAAACGCGCTGCCGAGCAAGGAAATCGTGAGGTGATTCAGCTTTTTAACAGAGTAGGTGAATATATTGGCATCGGGTTCGTAAATCTAATCAATATGTTCAATCCGGAGCAGCTTATCCTAGGAAATCGCTATGCGACCTTGGAAAAGTGGCTTGAACAGCCTATCAAACGTATCTTGGAACAGCGTCTTCAGTCCTATGCCTATGCTAACGTTCAAATTAGCTTTTCTCGCCTAGAGCAGCGTTCCGCTGTTTTGGGTGCAGCCGCTTTTGCTACAGCTCACTTTTCTGATCAGCATAAAGCGACTATACAAGCATAACTCAGCAAGCTCTGAACGTAAGCTTCTTATTAAGTAACAATACATTAAACTGTATAGTTAGGTCAGATTATTAAAAATCATAGGAATCGTAATGGAGCAATTTATTTGTATCAATATCATGATGATTTAGATTAGCTATCTTTCCCTGCTCACTAACTGTATAAGCAAGCTGTCGAATAGATTCTCTTTCAACATATTGATATTGAATATGTGGTTCATCTTCAAAAATGACCCAAACACTTAATAACGGTAGCTTGCCAAATGCTCCATTAACACTTTGGAGCTCATTTTGTTGGTACCCTTTTTCTTCTACAAGGTAATTAACTACGCGATTTTCTAATACATGGAGATTGTACTTTATGAGAGCATAAGGAATTATTAGGAGCAGTATGATAAGAATTATAAAAGAATATAAAAAACTTTTTTTTGTTTTTATTTTCATTAGCCTATACCCCTAATAATAATTAATTATATTAGAAATAGATAATGTCTCTCAATATCTATATCTGAATCTCAAGGCTTCGGTAGACTTAATCTGAATGTAGCTTGAGTGTTAATGGCTACTAGATGTTACAGAAAAGGATCGTTTTAAGCTGTATGTAGCATAAAACAATCCTTTTTTCTCTTTCGGCATATGATCTAAATCCTAAGATAGCTGTTTACCTTCCACAAGAAACTGATTATAGCAATAGTTAATGATCTCTCTTCGACGAATAATTCCAATAAATACTTTGTTATCGTCTACTACTGGAACAAAGTTCTGCTCCACCGCTAGAGAAATCAATCCCCCCATATCCGCATTAATCGGAACTGGCTTTATCTTTTTACGCACAGCAATTTCATGCACACGGATTTGATCCGTTTTTTCGAAAGTTAAATCGCCAGCCTCCTTAATCCGTCTGAGTAGGTCCCCTTCGGTTAAAGTAGCTACATACTTCCCTCTTTGATCAATAATAGGTAATGCCGTATATCTATGATAATCGAGTTTCTCTAACGCCTGTCTCATCGTTGATTCCGGGTGAATATACACAACCTCTTCTTTAGGTAAAAGGAAAAAAGCTACATTCATATATATCATCTTCCTTTACAATAAGTCTGTAGTTCTTTTCCCGTTAGACAGCTACTACCATTATTTTTCCATAAAAGAAAATAATAATCATGATTCTTGTTAGATTAACTGACACCACATTTATTAAAAAGTATAGAATCTAAACTATTGTCTAATTTAATAATATGGAGAAATCATTAGATATATAATAACCCCTGTTAAACTAACATATAACCATAAGGGTAACGTCCAACGGGCAATCTTCCGATGCTTCGGAATTTGCATGTTTAAGCCTCTTGCAACTGTAAGTAATGCTAACGGAACAATCGCTATGGCTAATAAAATATGTGAGATCAGTATGAAGAAATAGATCCCACGAACGATTCCTTCTCCACCAAAAGGAGTGGAATCTGTAATAAAATGATAAACCACGTAATTCACTAAAAACAATGCTGTCGTAATAAAAGCAGCCATAGAAAAGCGCTTATGCAACACTATGTTCTTCTTCATTATAAAGTAATATGAGGCCAATAGAAACACAAAAGTAAAGCTGTTAAAGATAGCATTAAACATCGGCATAATAGACAAATCTAGATGACTTAGCTTATCGTAGCTAGGTAACAAGAATAAAATGGCAATCAGTACATTAATACCAATAGATAACGCAATAATTAAGGGAGTATAGTTTTTTACTTGAACAGCTTTATGACTTTCTTCATTTGGTTTTGCATTGGTCTGCTTCACTTGAGCAGGATTATTCTTAGACATACCTTCGACTCCTCTATAGTTATTCCATTCTTAGCATAGACAACTATAGTAGGAATTACAAGTGTACTCCGGTATTCTTTATTACATCTTTTAGAACTTTTCCCTCCAATCATTTCCTCCAATACTCTCTATTCCCCAGATTCTAGATTTAAAACGTAAAATACAAGTCAAAGAGCTAGATTTTGGAAGAATCTCTGATCAACACTCTTACAGCACCATTCTACAATTGCATTCCTATCCAATAGTAGATATTCCTGAGCTCCACGTTTACAAAGCTATAAAATGGTCAAGAATGCTACTAGCAACATCTGCTCTACACATCATTGTATTCAACAATCGTAAGGAGGTATTCCCATGACTTTATATTGTTGCCCATCCTGTCAAAGTAAATCAAGATTTAATGTCATTAATCAGGTTGTGACTCCGATTAAGGTGAGCTGGCCTACTGGTGAAACCGAAGTTCTTGAACAATTAGAACCGTATCATGTTCAGTATCAGGGTCCAGAAAACCGAATTCAGTGCGGAAGCTGCGGGCTCATTGAAGACGAGCTACGTTTTGAAAAAATGGCTCAAAGAATGAAGCCACAATAAGGTTAATGGCTTTACGAAGGTTAATTAATGGATACCGTTAGCTAAAGTCAGTCCATAGATCGTCAAAGCTAAGCTGCTCAACGTTAACATCCTCTAAATTGCTTAAGCGTACACCGTATAGATATAAGGGAATCTCAAAGATATAATCGTTATAGAGTATTTCTATCTGTTTTAAAATTTCTTCTTTTTTGTTAGTTCCATCTGGCAAGGTTATACTCTTTGTATGGGAGCGTTCACCACGTTCGAGCTTATACACAATAGAGAGAGTTCTTGCCTTTTTCCGTTTCTCCTGTAGCTTCTCAGCCAAACGTTCAATCATAGCCTCAGATGTGCTCAAAATAATTTCAGGACTAGAAGTCATTTCTACAAAAGTTGTTTCCTTCCCTATTGACTTATTACCCTTCACTCTTTCAGGATCCACCACATCAGAGCTTTGACCTAATGCAGCTCTCTGTAACAGCTCTCCCCTCATGCCTAAAAGTAGCTTTAGCTTATACGCATCAACCTTAGCTAAATCTCCAATCGTAACAATATCGTTCCGTTGGAGCTTTTCTGCTGTCTTTTGACCACAGCCATGAAGTCTATAAACAGGTTGGGGATGAAAATAACTACAGTATTGCTTTACCCCCATTTGGACTACACCTCTTGGCTTTTTCACATCAGCTGCCATTTTTGCAACAATTCGATTTGGTCCTACTCCTATGGAGCAAGGCATATGTAGCTTATCCCATAAGGTCTGTTGAATAAAAGCCGTTATCTGCTTAACACTCATTCCATCCTCAACACGTTTCGTAATGTCTACGTACGCTTCATCAATAGAAGCAACCTCCGTATCTCCAATTAAGCGTAGAAAATCCATAATTTTAGCTGAATAGGACGCATACAAACCATGGTCACGCAAGACAAAAATCCCTTGAGGACAACGCTTTTTAGCTTCATAGCTGCTCATTGTTGTGTAGACACCATACTTCTTAGCTTCATAGCTAGCCGCTACAACTAGGCCTCTTCTTTGGTTCGCTAAAGAACCACCAACAATAACGGGTTTACCTCGTAAAGAAGGCTCCACACTTTGATGGCAGCTGGCAAAAAAAGAATTCATATCTGCTAATAAAATGGTT
The genomic region above belongs to Bacillus horti and contains:
- a CDS encoding ROK family transcriptional regulator, producing the protein MNLMTGDQLLIKKINKSIVLQLLRDKSPLSRADISKLSGLNKATVSSLVQELIMEQLVYEIGEGQSSGGRKPVMLFYNHLAGFSIGIDLGVKDILAVLTDLQGNIIYEHDISLNQADPEYVLEQLKVVIQLLIGKAPSSPYGVVGIGVGVPGIVDKEGTILFAPNLGWKNIDLRTPLFEDFQVPIIVENEANSGAYGEKLYGAGKNSEHLIYISFGSGVGTGVMIDNKLFRGAAGFSGEMGHFTIEANGKKCSCGNRGCWELYTSEIALLEQARHLQIVENQGFEGQPSLTSLSDITTLKRAAEQGNREVIQLFNRVGEYIGIGFVNLINMFNPEQLILGNRYATLEKWLEQPIKRILEQRLQSYAYANVQISFSRLEQRSAVLGAAAFATAHFSDQHKATIQA
- a CDS encoding DUF3139 domain-containing protein, which encodes MKIKTKKSFLYSFIILIILLLIIPYALIKYNLHVLENRVVNYLVEEKGYQQNELQSVNGAFGKLPLLSVWVIFEDEPHIQYQYVERESIRQLAYTVSEQGKIANLNHHDIDTNKLLHYDSYDF
- a CDS encoding CBS domain-containing protein, which gives rise to MNVAFFLLPKEEVVYIHPESTMRQALEKLDYHRYTALPIIDQRGKYVATLTEGDLLRRIKEAGDLTFEKTDQIRVHEIAVRKKIKPVPINADMGGLISLAVEQNFVPVVDDNKVFIGIIRRREIINYCYNQFLVEGKQLS
- a CDS encoding DUF420 domain-containing protein yields the protein MSKNNPAQVKQTNAKPNEESHKAVQVKNYTPLIIALSIGINVLIAILFLLPSYDKLSHLDLSIMPMFNAIFNSFTFVFLLASYYFIMKKNIVLHKRFSMAAFITTALFLVNYVVYHFITDSTPFGGEGIVRGIYFFILISHILLAIAIVPLALLTVARGLNMQIPKHRKIARWTLPLWLYVSLTGVIIYLMISPYY
- a CDS encoding DNA alkylation repair protein, whose amino-acid sequence is MTLYCCPSCQSKSRFNVINQVVTPIKVSWPTGETEVLEQLEPYHVQYQGPENRIQCGSCGLIEDELRFEKMAQRMKPQ
- a CDS encoding Y-family DNA polymerase, which codes for MGKIKTILLADMNSFFASCHQSVEPSLRGKPVIVGGSLANQRRGLVVAASYEAKKYGVYTTMSSYEAKKRCPQGIFVLRDHGLYASYSAKIMDFLRLIGDTEVASIDEAYVDITKRVEDGMSVKQITAFIQQTLWDKLHMPCSIGVGPNRIVAKMAADVKKPRGVVQMGVKQYCSYFHPQPVYRLHGCGQKTAEKLQRNDIVTIGDLAKVDAYKLKLLLGMRGELLQRAALGQSSDVVDPERVKGNKSIGKETTFVEMTSSPEIILSTSEAMIERLAEKLQEKRKKARTLSIVYKLERGERSHTKSITLPDGTNKKEEILKQIEILYNDYIFEIPLYLYGVRLSNLEDVNVEQLSFDDLWTDFS